AGTGGCTTGACGCGGATGAGTTGCTTTATGTTTTTGGACACGAAATTGCTCGCATCAAGAGTCAACACATGGTTTATCATCAAATGGCAATTGTGATGCCAACTTTAAAAAATTTGTTGAGCAGTACCACGTTGGGGGTAGGTGGTTTGCTAGCTGGTGGTATGGAATTGGGTTTATATAATTGGCGGATGATGGCTAGGTTCACTGCTGATCGGGCTGCAATGCTTGCTTGTCAAGATATTAACGTAGCAACGACTACACTGATGAAACTTGCCGGTTTGCCAGATGAGTATTTGACTACTGCTGTAATTGAAGATTTCCTTATCCAAGCCCGTGAGTTTGCAGCCAATAACTTTGATAGTGTGGATAAAGTCACCAAAATACTAAGCTATACAGAATCTGGGCTTTCTTGGGTAGTTATGCGCGCTGGCGAATTATTAAAATGGGTTGATTCTGGAGCTTATGATAATTTAATTCAACAGACAAATTTAAATACACCAGAAGAACCGGAAGCAAAAGAAGAAAAGACACCAGAAGAAAAAGAAGGGTGGAATTTTTTGACTTCTTGGTGAAATAATTTTAGATTTTAGATTGCCCAATAGCGTAGCGTAAAGCCTACGGTATGGCTTCGCCTTAAGCGAGTCCACGAGCGTCTTTGAGATGAAATCCAAAATGCGCTTGTGACGCTTAAGTAGCTAGGCACAAATAAATTAAAGTTCGTAGTCGGGACTTTAGTCCTGATAATCCTAGTTTGTAGTGAGCGATGAATCGCTCACTACAAACTAGGATTTTATTTTATGTTTAATTATGTCTACCTACTAAGAGTAACGGCTAATTTATCAGCAATTCCCGCAATCCAATTTTCATCTTGTTTGGTGTAACTGCGAGGAGCATTCGCTCCTAAAATTAGCGCCCCTTGGTTGCCAATAGGTTGACAAATTACACCTTGAGTATTCTCTGGTAAATAATCAAATTCAACTCTACCGGGATATATTTTTAGGGCAACTAGATAAATCGGTTTTTGTTTTTCGAGTACCTGTTTTAAGATTACTCCCGGTACAACTTCAGATTTAGTACCCAAAATCCCGCGACGCAACAAAACTTTACCTTGATAATAAACGACTAGCGATCGCGTTACTGTATTAGTCAACAATAAGTGAGATGCCCAGGCTAGTTCTGTTTTCACTACTTCCGGTAAATCTGGTGCGAGAAAAAACCCTTCTTCTCCAATTAGTTCTACAATATCAGGCGATCGCGGCTGAACTTGCTGCCAAATTAAACCCGTTAAAATTAACACCGCACTCAAAACCACGCCGACGACATCACCACGTGATTGCGACTGGGTTAGTTCCGGTGTCAATAAACGGTTAATCAATAAAAGTAAAGCGCCTAGCCCACCCACAACAATAGGTAGACGCCGCAAAACTCGATTAGGATCAGGTTTAGTCATTGGGAATTGGGCATTAGACATTAGACATTAGACAATAATTAATAGTTCTTCTCCCCCTGCCTCCCCTGCTTCCCCTGCTCCCCCTGCCCCCTGCTCCCCTGCCCCCGCTCCCCTACCTCATCTCCTCACTCCTCCCCTGGTTCAATAATTCGCTGGAAAAGATAACCAGTACCCCGTGCTGTCAAAATCAATTCTGGGTTGCTAGGATCATCTTCTAACTTTGCCCGTAAACGTGATATATGCACATCTACTACACGGGTATCTACATGACGTTCTGGTGTGTAACCCCAAACTTCTTGCAAAATTTCCGAACGGGAAAAAGCTTCACCAGAGCGACTAACTAGCAACTCTAACAAGCTGAACTCCATACCTGTCAATCTAATTCGCTCATCGCCTTTGTAGACTTGTCGCTTATTCGTATCGATTTTAATATTAGCGACATGGATTACCCCAGAACTGGGAATACCAGAAGCACCGTTTTTATCTACCCGCCGCAGCACTGAGCGAATCCGGGCTTCTAGCTCCTTGGGGGAAAATGGTTTAACTACATAGTCATCAGCACCCAATTCTAATCCGGTGATGCGATCGGCGACATCACCCAAGGCTGTTAGCATAATAATGGGTACATCTGATTCTTTTCGTAATTCTTGACATACACCATAGCCGTCTAGCTTTGGCATCATCACATCCAAAACTACCAGATCGGGATCAGTTTTGCGAAAAGTTTCTAAAGCTTCTTCCCCATCCCCAGCAGTCACTACATCGTAGCCAATCATGGAAAGGCGCGTTTCCAAAATCCGGCGAATGCTGGCTTCGTCGTCTACCACCAAGATTTTTTCTTTATGGCTTTCCAAGTTTCTCTAGGCTCCTTAACTAAAAATTTACATGATTAATTTTTAATACCATAATATTAAGATATCATTCCATGAATTGATTTGGAAAAAGCTCTAAATACTACTATTATTGGTTTTTAGTTTTTCCCAAGAATTAAGTAAATATTAAGAATATTTAATAAGAATTAATAATGGCAAAGCCAAAAACCTTTTTCACTTGTAACGAATGTGGAGCAGAATCGCCCCAGTGGTTTGGTAAGTGTCCAGCTTGCGGCACATATAATTCTCTAGAAGAACAGATTAGTATTCAGTCTTCAGTAGATGTACCCAGTCGAGGGGGAGTGAGT
This genomic interval from Nostoc sp. KVJ3 contains the following:
- the rpaB gene encoding response regulator transcription factor RpaB; translation: MESHKEKILVVDDEASIRRILETRLSMIGYDVVTAGDGEEALETFRKTDPDLVVLDVMMPKLDGYGVCQELRKESDVPIIMLTALGDVADRITGLELGADDYVVKPFSPKELEARIRSVLRRVDKNGASGIPSSGVIHVANIKIDTNKRQVYKGDERIRLTGMEFSLLELLVSRSGEAFSRSEILQEVWGYTPERHVDTRVVDVHISRLRAKLEDDPSNPELILTARGTGYLFQRIIEPGEE
- a CDS encoding M48 family metallopeptidase; the encoded protein is MTRKILTGLSSEAYEHPFDRKALASVQNMPGVSLLLKKVNEYGIDRLLRLQSLGSEIRISSRNFPQLHEAFVETCQILDVTPLPELYLFRGTGHIETYIVGVEKPLVGINLDAMEWLDADELLYVFGHEIARIKSQHMVYHQMAIVMPTLKNLLSSTTLGVGGLLAGGMELGLYNWRMMARFTADRAAMLACQDINVATTTLMKLAGLPDEYLTTAVIEDFLIQAREFAANNFDSVDKVTKILSYTESGLSWVVMRAGELLKWVDSGAYDNLIQQTNLNTPEEPEAKEEKTPEEKEGWNFLTSW
- a CDS encoding cofactor assembly of complex C subunit B, translating into MTKPDPNRVLRRLPIVVGGLGALLLLINRLLTPELTQSQSRGDVVGVVLSAVLILTGLIWQQVQPRSPDIVELIGEEGFFLAPDLPEVVKTELAWASHLLLTNTVTRSLVVYYQGKVLLRRGILGTKSEVVPGVILKQVLEKQKPIYLVALKIYPGRVEFDYLPENTQGVICQPIGNQGALILGANAPRSYTKQDENWIAGIADKLAVTLSR